One window of the Benincasa hispida cultivar B227 chromosome 3, ASM972705v1, whole genome shotgun sequence genome contains the following:
- the LOC120074263 gene encoding uncharacterized protein LOC120074263 isoform X1, translating to MEALIFSSDDSLGRSKDGYTVDEYNVQLAEREVCLGSYISRQRATPVYCPLSTFCGVLKGGLSSSFKKLIADKALANETYIGRFCCPCKIIIFVLFVICVFKA from the exons ATGGAAGCACTCATCTTTTCTTCAGATGATTCCCTAG GAAGATCAAAAGATGGCTACACGGTTGACGAATACAATGTCCAACTCGCTGAAAGGGAGGTTTGTTTAG gGTCGTATATTTCAAGGCAAAGAGCCACCCCAGTTTATTGCCCTCTTTCAACTTTTTGTGGGGTGCTCAAG GGTGGCTTGAGCTCTAGTTTCAAGAAACTCATAGCAGATAAAGCTTTGGCTAATGAAACTTACATTGGAAGATTCTGTTGcccttgtaaaatcataatctttgtattatttgtaatttgtgttttcaaggcttGA
- the LOC120074263 gene encoding uncharacterized protein LOC120074263 isoform X2 translates to MTLSFSDILTRPNEFRDFHEYFLLEELSYEGLQGLLGLTHAGTVPDVLPPPRSALLSSFVLPYKPEFIGFLEPYMEDSHLKGWKHSSFLQMIP, encoded by the exons ATGACTCTTTCTTTTTCTGATATTCTTACCAGGCCAAATGAATTTCGTGATTTTCACGAGTATTTTCTTCTTGAG GAGCTGAGTTATGAAGGTCTTCAAGGTCTTCTCGGCTTAACACATGCAGGAACAGTTCCTGATGTTCTTCCCCCACCAAGATCAGCTCTTTTATCTTCATTTGTGCTTCCATATAAACCCGAG TTCATTGGATTTCTGGAACCATACATGGAAGATAGCCATTTGAAAGGATGGAAGCACTCATCTTTTCTTCAGATGATTCCCTAG